One Mangifera indica cultivar Alphonso chromosome 4, CATAS_Mindica_2.1, whole genome shotgun sequence genomic region harbors:
- the LOC123214240 gene encoding probable inactive receptor kinase At2g26730, with translation MGGSLFTKYFVYLILFSLFFYSFAKFNEQESKALLALKAMFNDAFLHGNWTGIHCFKNDPPRWYGIQCVNGNVTGIILQGMSLQGIVNSDAFMKLPELTILSLNNNSISGNIMDFSSNHNLKDVDLSANSFSGTISTSLLSNSILESLQLQDNKLTGAIPPFNQSSLKVFNVSNNNLSGEIPKTPTLQSFNSTSFSKNPQLSGPPSSNPCNFSEKDSQTPSNDKDSPKSDFPKSFLILIVVAGLIGIISFTIFYCYNKARNREPVKKEEDDELEEYVVEEEEAKVERKADTGKDKVVVGGDQEKKGGLIFLVGEAGFELNDLLKASAEELGKGIFGNTYKAKLEGRTAVVVKRLRDLKPMSNEEFTKQLHMIASYKHANLLPILAYCYSKEEKLLVFKYAENGNLFNRIHGGVPSQKRIPFKWSSRLLVAKGVARALEYLHINTRWQGIVPHGNVKPSNILLDEEERVLVSDYGFSSLVAHPIVVQRMVSYKSPEYQTSKKISKKSDVWSYGCLLLELLTGRISVHSAPPGIKGVDLTSWVIRAVREEWTAEIFDPEISVQGSAGHGMLKLLQIAIHCCDKSPEKRPEMGEVVGQVENIRFVESENEEDSVDQSFTDESISTNASR, from the exons ATGGGTGGTTCTCTATTCACTAAATATTTTGTGTATCTCATTCTTTTTTCGTTATTCTTTTACTCTTTTGCTAAATTTAATGAGCAGGAATCAAAGGCTTTGCTTGCTCTCAAAGCCATGTTTAATGACGCTTTTTTGCATGGAAACTGGACTGGCATTCATTGCTTCAAAAATGACCCTCCTCGATGGTATGGCATTCAATGTGTTAACGGTAACGTTACCGGAATTATTCTACAAGGGATGAGTCTCCAAGGGATAGTAAATTCTGATGCATTCATGAAGCTTCCTGAATTGACAATCTTGAGCCTCAACAACAACTCAATATCAGGAAATATAATGGACTTCTCTTCAAACCACAACTTGAAGGATGTTGATCTTTCAGCTAACAGCTTTTCCGGGACAATTTCAACTTCTCTATTGAGTAATAGTATCCTCGAGTCATTGCAGCTTCAGGATAACAAATTGACAGGCGCAATTCCCCCTTTTAATCAGTCTAGCCTCAAAGTTTTTAACGTCTCCAACAATAATCTCAGCGGCGAAATCCCCAAGACTCCAACTCTTCAATCATTTAACAGTACTTCCTTTTCTAAAAATCCTCAGTTATCGGGTCCGCCATCCTCTAATCCCTGCAACTTTAGCGAAAAGGATTCACAAACTCCTAGTAATGATAAAGATTCTCCCAAGTCAGACTTTCCGAAATCTTTCCTGATTCTTATTGTGGTGGCTGGTTTGATAGGAATAATTTCATTTACCATATTTTACTGTTACAATAAAGCAAGGAATAGGGAACCGGTGAAGAAGGAAGAGGATGATGAATTGGAAGAATATgtggttgaagaagaagaagcgaAAGTCGAAAGGAAGGCAGATACAGGTAAAGACAAAGTAGTCGTTGGAGGTGATCAAGAGAAGAAAGGAGGTCTGATATTCCTGGTGGGTGAAGCAGGATTTGAACTGAATGATCTTCTGAAAGCCTCAGCTGAGGAATTGGGGAAGGGAATTTTTGGTAATACTTACAAGGCTAAACTTGAAGGCAGAACAGCTGTTGTTGTAAAACGCTTAAGGGACTTAAAACCAATGAGCAATGAAGAATTCACAAAGCAGCTACACATGATTGCCAGTTATAAGCACGCAAATTTGCTTCCCATTCTTGCTTATTGCTATTCCAAGGAAGAGAAATTGCTGGTTTTCAAATACGCAGAAAATGGAAACCTCTTCAACCGAATTCATG GAGGGGTTCCAAGTCAGAAGCGAATTCCATTTAAATGGAGCTCAAGATTATTGGTTGCAAAAGGCGTGGCAAGAGCCTTGGAGTATCTTCACATTAATACGAGGTGGCAAGGCATTGTTCCTCATGGCAATGTAAAGCCCTCCAACATTCTtcttgatgaagaagaaagagttCTTGTTTCAGACTATGGTTTTTCTTCATTAGTGGCACATCCCATTGTGGTTCAAAGAATGGTTTCATACAAATCACCAGAATATCAAACTAGCAAAAAGATTTCTAAAAAATCTGATGTTTGGAGTTATGGTTGCCTTCTTTTAGAACTCTTGACTGGAAGAATTTCAGTTCATTCTGCCCCACCTGGAATCAAAGGTGTGGATCTCACTAGTTGGGTTATTCGAGCTGTGAGGGAAGAATGGACGGCTGAGATATTCGACCCTGAGATATCAGTACAGGGAAGCGCTGGCCACGGGATGCTAAAACTCCTACAAATTGCAATACATTGCTGTGATAAGTCTCCCGAGAAACGGCCGGAGATGGGTGAGGTGGTGGGACAAGTGGAAAACATAAGATTTGTTGAatcagaaaatgaagaagattcaGTGGATCAATCCTTCACAGATGAATCTATATCAACCAATGCCTCAAGATAG